A genomic segment from Syntrophotalea acetylenivorans encodes:
- a CDS encoding ABC transporter substrate binding protein, with the protein MDAKRFAHEQNLDNFYHSLIYKLAHTKPYDAVITGDDAALQFAIKHQQTLFALQPIVFTGVNNQDLARQQNGNPFITGVVEAVSIQETLDLMWHLHPEISEIIALVDGTSSGQGDLQTYSRLGPQAGPVKLSHLSLEDHSFPELAKKLESLEKDSAVLLLSAYRDKDERTLLFQESLSLIGKHLDRPLYHLWYHGIGDGIFGGKVICHKAQGRTAASMVVQILNGRPVTEVPVRETSPNQYVFDYRELLRYGIAVEKLPKNSILLHQPQKFYQLDKKYLWLWLAFVCGLGFAVTFLLLHIHSRKRYQIAAQESEARYRAIVDDQTDLICRNGLEGTLTFVNEAYSRYFGRDRQDLVGSNLLQMVATEDRNVVAKHFTDLGPGNPVATYQHQVVAADGEIRWMQWTNRAIMDRKGQVVEIQGVGRDVTEQKLAEVTLRDREQFLSSILAATPIGMGVTNNRVFTWTSDNLVKMLGYKSSELVGKSSRLLYESDLEYERVGYIKYRAMEIHGAKSLETRWVKKNGQVVDILLSSSFIDPLDPAVGSTFTAMDITARKHAEARLQEALTEAREARDRIEVILRSVADGLVFTNRENRIVLMSDSAEAIFGKPLSEVLFEPVTTTFDSTLLTDQIYRIGKGDCTEAVVEIELPGQDDGPVRAIQAKSSVVIGAEGRQVGVITLLRDVSQERALDRMKSEFISTAAHELRTPLTAVMGFSEVLLNHGQYSKEEQIEFLSIIHRKSEVLGKIIDDMLDLARLDSGQVIRIEKTLTDTGKLIQRCLADYRSTFPEYRFEGVEIDEPLPLLADGRKICHVLENLLNNAVNFSANGSLVQVTYEVLQNEVCVAVRDEGIGMTQEQIERVFDKFYRVDASNTAREGLGLGLAIVKGIIEAHDGRIWIESEVGRGTSVAFTLPLLGSTDQA; encoded by the coding sequence ATGGATGCGAAACGTTTTGCCCATGAGCAAAACCTGGATAATTTTTACCATTCGTTAATCTATAAACTTGCCCATACCAAGCCTTATGATGCCGTTATTACTGGTGATGATGCTGCCTTGCAGTTTGCCATTAAGCATCAGCAAACCCTTTTTGCTTTGCAGCCCATTGTTTTTACTGGGGTCAACAACCAGGATCTGGCGCGGCAACAGAACGGCAATCCGTTCATAACCGGGGTAGTGGAAGCTGTATCTATTCAGGAAACCCTGGATTTGATGTGGCATTTACACCCTGAGATCAGCGAGATAATCGCTCTGGTCGATGGCACATCAAGCGGACAGGGGGACTTGCAGACCTATTCCCGTCTCGGGCCGCAAGCTGGTCCAGTGAAGCTTTCTCATCTGTCTTTGGAGGATCATTCTTTTCCCGAGCTTGCCAAAAAGCTTGAGAGCCTCGAAAAAGACAGTGCCGTTTTGCTTTTGTCGGCATATCGCGATAAAGACGAACGTACTCTTTTGTTTCAAGAGAGTCTGAGTCTGATAGGAAAACATCTGGATCGCCCCCTATACCATCTTTGGTATCACGGTATTGGCGATGGTATTTTCGGTGGCAAAGTAATATGTCATAAAGCTCAAGGCCGGACGGCAGCAAGTATGGTCGTGCAAATTCTCAATGGCCGCCCCGTTACTGAAGTGCCGGTACGGGAAACCAGCCCCAACCAGTATGTATTCGATTACAGGGAACTCTTACGCTATGGCATAGCGGTTGAAAAGCTCCCCAAAAACAGTATCTTACTACATCAACCTCAGAAATTTTATCAGCTTGATAAGAAGTATCTGTGGCTTTGGTTGGCTTTTGTTTGTGGCCTTGGTTTCGCTGTTACTTTTCTGCTGTTACATATCCACAGCCGAAAACGTTATCAAATAGCTGCTCAGGAAAGTGAAGCGCGTTACCGTGCCATCGTTGACGACCAGACGGATCTGATCTGTCGTAACGGACTTGAGGGCACCCTGACGTTTGTCAACGAAGCTTATAGTCGGTACTTCGGTCGAGACCGACAGGATCTTGTCGGCAGTAATCTATTGCAGATGGTGGCCACGGAGGATCGGAATGTCGTCGCGAAGCACTTTACCGATCTTGGACCAGGCAACCCTGTTGCTACTTATCAACATCAGGTTGTTGCAGCTGATGGCGAGATTCGCTGGATGCAATGGACCAATCGGGCGATCATGGATCGAAAGGGTCAGGTTGTGGAAATTCAGGGGGTCGGTCGGGATGTTACCGAACAGAAGCTGGCCGAGGTGACCTTGCGCGACAGAGAGCAGTTCCTAAGCAGTATTCTGGCTGCTACGCCTATCGGCATGGGAGTCACCAACAATCGGGTTTTTACCTGGACCAGTGACAATCTGGTGAAGATGCTTGGTTACAAATCATCCGAACTGGTCGGCAAGTCGTCCCGTTTGCTGTATGAAAGCGATTTGGAATATGAACGGGTTGGATACATCAAGTACCGGGCTATGGAAATACATGGTGCGAAGTCCCTTGAGACTCGCTGGGTCAAAAAGAACGGCCAGGTTGTGGATATCCTGTTGAGTTCTTCCTTTATCGACCCGCTTGATCCCGCCGTTGGCTCCACCTTTACCGCGATGGACATAACTGCTCGCAAGCATGCGGAAGCCAGGTTGCAAGAGGCGCTGACAGAAGCTCGCGAGGCCAGGGACCGGATCGAGGTGATTCTTCGTTCAGTGGCCGATGGCCTTGTTTTTACCAATCGGGAAAACCGGATTGTGTTGATGAGCGATTCTGCTGAAGCTATATTTGGAAAACCCCTTAGCGAAGTCTTATTCGAGCCGGTTACGACAACATTTGACAGCACTCTATTGACGGATCAAATATATCGGATCGGCAAGGGAGATTGTACTGAAGCGGTGGTGGAGATCGAACTACCAGGACAGGATGATGGACCAGTGCGGGCCATTCAGGCCAAATCGTCCGTGGTAATTGGCGCCGAGGGAAGGCAAGTTGGGGTTATCACCCTGTTACGGGACGTGAGCCAAGAGCGTGCACTAGATCGTATGAAAAGCGAATTTATCTCTACCGCTGCTCACGAACTGCGAACCCCTCTGACCGCCGTTATGGGTTTTTCTGAGGTTTTATTGAACCATGGACAATATAGCAAAGAAGAACAGATCGAGTTTTTGTCCATTATTCACCGCAAATCCGAAGTTTTGGGTAAGATCATTGATGACATGCTCGATCTTGCTCGACTCGATTCAGGGCAAGTGATCCGCATTGAAAAGACATTGACCGACACGGGGAAACTCATCCAGCGCTGTCTTGCAGACTATCGTTCAACTTTCCCCGAGTATCGTTTTGAAGGTGTGGAGATCGATGAACCTTTGCCCCTGCTGGCGGATGGCAGAAAAATCTGTCATGTTTTGGAAAACCTGCTCAATAACGCGGTCAACTTTTCAGCCAATGGGAGCCTGGTGCAGGTGACCTACGAAGTACTGCAAAACGAGGTTTGTGTTGCGGTTAGGGATGAGGGGATCGGGATGACCCAGGAACAGATCGAACGGGTGTTTGACAAATTCTATCGGGTTGATGCTTCCAATACGGCCAGGGAAGGGCTCGGACTTGGTTTGGCGATAGTCAAGGGTATTATCGAAGCACACGATGGACGGATCTGGATTGAAAGTGAAGTGGGGCGAGGAACGAGTGTAGCATTTACCCTACCGTTGCTTGGCTCAACTGATCAGGCATAA
- a CDS encoding DUF4405 domain-containing protein, whose amino-acid sequence MNSAGITYKPIRSFVKYLVDIHLFITLFAMFLSGLLLHFVIPVGRVSSGDKYFLGLHRHSWIDMHLFLALIFMTLVIIHVGINSKLVVQLTKQHFHKAGIRMFGAIAISVLLLMLGCWLVVAP is encoded by the coding sequence ATGAATTCAGCTGGTATAACATATAAACCGATAAGGAGTTTTGTTAAGTATTTGGTTGATATCCATCTTTTTATCACCCTGTTCGCAATGTTTCTAAGCGGGTTATTGCTGCACTTTGTCATTCCTGTGGGAAGAGTTTCGTCGGGTGATAAATACTTTTTGGGCCTGCATCGTCATTCGTGGATCGACATGCATCTTTTCTTGGCACTGATATTTATGACGCTGGTAATTATCCATGTCGGGATAAACTCGAAGTTGGTCGTTCAATTGACAAAGCAGCATTTTCACAAAGCAGGAATAAGGATGTTTGGGGCCATAGCTATAAGTGTTCTGCTGTTGATGCTTGGCTGCTGGCTGGTTGTAGCCCCTTGA
- a CDS encoding YhdH/YhfP family quinone oxidoreductase — protein sequence MDDRKFQALVVEEAAGGVFIRTVKERYVSDLPVGEVLIRVEYSSLNYKDALSASGNRGVTKNYPHTPGIDAAGVVVESAVEEVRPGDSVIVTSYDLGMNTPGGFGRYIRVPASWVVPLPSGLTLKESMVLGTAGFTAGLSVSKVDEVISPDEGPVLVTGATGGVGSVAVAILAKLGYEVIAVSGKADAEAYLKGLGAKEVVDRERLTDQKARPLLKDCWAGVVDTVGGDMLTAAIKSTHPHGIVTCCGNVASAELSLTVYPFILRGITLAGIDSQGCPMDLRRRVWTKLAHAWKLEKLESLAQVSALEDLSGHIEAMLQGRIKGRILVDLTAL from the coding sequence ATGGATGATCGCAAGTTTCAAGCGTTGGTTGTTGAGGAAGCTGCAGGCGGTGTATTCATCAGAACCGTAAAAGAGCGGTATGTTTCGGATCTGCCAGTCGGTGAGGTGTTGATTCGCGTCGAATATTCTTCTTTGAACTACAAGGATGCTCTTTCTGCCAGCGGCAACCGGGGTGTTACGAAAAATTATCCCCATACGCCGGGCATTGATGCTGCCGGAGTTGTTGTAGAAAGTGCTGTTGAAGAGGTGAGGCCCGGGGATTCCGTTATCGTAACAAGTTATGATTTGGGCATGAACACCCCCGGTGGATTCGGCCGGTACATTCGCGTCCCGGCAAGTTGGGTGGTGCCGTTGCCCAGTGGGTTGACCCTTAAGGAGAGTATGGTCCTTGGGACTGCAGGGTTTACGGCCGGTCTGTCTGTTTCAAAAGTGGATGAGGTGATTTCACCGGATGAAGGACCTGTTCTGGTGACCGGCGCAACCGGGGGAGTCGGCAGCGTAGCGGTTGCTATTCTGGCCAAGCTCGGCTATGAGGTTATCGCCGTTTCAGGTAAAGCCGATGCCGAGGCTTATCTTAAAGGCCTGGGTGCCAAAGAGGTGGTCGATCGCGAGCGGTTAACCGATCAAAAGGCTCGGCCTTTGTTGAAAGATTGCTGGGCCGGGGTCGTTGATACGGTGGGGGGCGATATGCTGACTGCGGCCATTAAATCGACGCACCCTCACGGAATAGTGACCTGTTGCGGAAATGTTGCTTCTGCCGAGCTTAGTTTGACGGTGTACCCCTTTATTTTACGGGGAATCACCCTGGCGGGCATCGATTCTCAAGGCTGTCCCATGGATTTGAGGCGAAGAGTGTGGACTAAGCTGGCTCATGCCTGGAAGTTGGAAAAACTGGAGAGCCTTGCCCAGGTGAGTGCCCTGGAAGATCTTTCCGGCCACATAGAAGCCATGTTGCAGGGGCGGATTAAGGGACGAATCCTGGTCGATTTGACTGCTCTCTAA
- the glpK gene encoding glycerol kinase GlpK: MDNGYVLAIDQGTTGSTVLVFNQAGAVCGRASAEITQYYPQPGWVEHDPQELWSVTLDVVGEALEQANARPGEVRAIGITNQRETSLLWDRRSSLPVARAVVWQDRRTARLCDELKQEGLEPLWQEKTGLLIDPYFSATKVYWLLDQVSDLRSRAAAGEIAFGTIDSWLVWKLTGGQCHVTDYSNASRTLLFNIHELDWDEDILARLDIPRAVLPAVKPSSHVYGETDPQAFFGHRVPIAGIAGDQQAALFGQTCYRPGMAKTTYGTGSFLLMNTGRSPVASRQRLLTTIAWGIDDEPVEYALEGSIFITGAALQWLRDGLGLIANAAESEELALSLQSNDDVYFVPALTGLGSPHWDAYARGMIIGLTRGCTKAHLARAALESIAYQTRDVVDAMSRESGIDLRELRADGGAVANHFLMQFQADILGVPVEVPSITETTAQGAAYLAGLAVGFWSSREELAARWQLAQRYEPQMEKKQRDFLHGRWERAVNRCRGWAEELKN; the protein is encoded by the coding sequence ATGGATAACGGTTACGTATTGGCTATCGATCAGGGAACTACCGGGTCGACGGTGTTGGTTTTTAATCAGGCCGGGGCGGTATGTGGCCGTGCCAGTGCCGAAATTACCCAGTATTACCCACAGCCCGGTTGGGTGGAACACGACCCTCAAGAGCTCTGGTCGGTTACCCTTGATGTGGTGGGGGAGGCTCTTGAGCAGGCAAATGCCAGACCCGGGGAGGTACGGGCGATCGGTATTACCAATCAACGGGAAACTTCACTGTTATGGGATCGCCGTAGCAGTTTGCCGGTAGCCAGGGCGGTGGTATGGCAGGACCGCCGTACCGCCCGTCTTTGCGACGAGCTTAAGCAGGAAGGCCTGGAGCCCCTTTGGCAGGAAAAAACCGGCTTGCTCATCGACCCCTATTTTTCTGCCACCAAGGTCTATTGGCTGCTTGATCAGGTCTCCGATCTGCGTTCGCGCGCCGCCGCTGGCGAGATTGCCTTCGGGACCATCGACAGTTGGCTGGTCTGGAAACTGACCGGCGGCCAATGTCACGTCACCGATTATTCCAATGCTTCCCGCACTCTATTGTTCAATATCCATGAGCTCGATTGGGATGAAGATATTTTGGCACGGTTGGATATTCCCCGGGCCGTGCTGCCGGCTGTCAAACCGTCGTCCCATGTCTATGGTGAAACGGACCCGCAAGCCTTTTTTGGCCATCGAGTACCCATTGCCGGCATCGCCGGCGATCAGCAAGCGGCTCTGTTCGGGCAGACCTGTTATCGTCCGGGGATGGCCAAGACCACCTATGGTACCGGGTCCTTTTTGTTGATGAACACTGGCCGCAGCCCGGTGGCCAGTCGTCAACGATTATTGACCACCATTGCCTGGGGCATTGACGACGAACCGGTTGAGTATGCTCTGGAGGGTTCGATATTCATTACGGGAGCGGCCCTGCAGTGGTTGCGGGACGGTTTAGGCCTCATAGCCAACGCCGCTGAAAGCGAGGAACTGGCGCTTTCTCTGCAGAGCAATGATGATGTTTATTTCGTCCCGGCCCTGACCGGTTTGGGATCGCCCCACTGGGATGCCTATGCCAGGGGCATGATTATCGGTCTCACCCGCGGATGCACAAAGGCTCATCTGGCTCGGGCAGCCTTGGAGAGCATTGCCTATCAGACCCGTGACGTGGTCGATGCGATGAGTCGAGAATCGGGTATCGACCTGCGTGAACTCCGTGCCGATGGCGGCGCGGTGGCTAATCATTTTCTCATGCAGTTTCAGGCTGATATCCTCGGCGTTCCGGTGGAAGTTCCTTCCATTACCGAAACGACTGCACAGGGGGCTGCTTACCTGGCCGGCCTGGCGGTCGGATTCTGGTCGAGTCGCGAAGAGTTGGCGGCACGTTGGCAGTTGGCCCAGCGCTATGAGCCGCAAATGGAAAAAAAACAGAGAGACTTTTTACATGGTCGCTGGGAGCGGGCTGTGAATCGTTGTCGGGGGTGGGCAGAGGAGCTCAAGAATTAA
- a CDS encoding response regulator, whose product MNSPHIMIVDDTPENLHLLSNLLNKANYRVSAFPHGTLALRAARQRQPDLILLDITMPGMDGYEVCAQLKADQALRDIPIIFISALGDTLDKTRAFQAGGVDYITKPFQVEEVHARVTTHLELRRSQKQLESANFCLEQQVAEQLEEINRSQRAMIFALAKLSHMRDDDTGLHLERVQDLCRVLAQKLASDSKYAHLITDDFIETIYQASPLHDVGKVGINDEIMLKPGKLTVEEFDVMRTHTSLGAATLEFVYAKYPHNDFVRMGIDIAKYHHERWDGKGYPCGLTGEEIPLSARIMALVDVYEALRSKRPYKEPFSHQKAKQIILDGSGSNFDPQVVQAFCSVDAEFDQIQATSSEGVIPAFTDYLQS is encoded by the coding sequence ATGAACTCTCCCCATATTATGATCGTTGACGATACACCGGAGAACCTGCACCTGCTAAGCAACCTGCTGAACAAGGCGAACTATCGAGTAAGTGCCTTTCCACACGGGACCCTGGCCCTGAGAGCAGCCCGTCAGAGACAACCCGACCTGATCCTGCTCGACATCACCATGCCCGGGATGGACGGTTACGAAGTTTGTGCTCAGTTGAAAGCCGACCAGGCCTTGCGGGACATTCCGATTATTTTCATCAGTGCGCTGGGTGATACTCTCGACAAAACCAGGGCTTTTCAGGCGGGCGGGGTCGACTATATCACCAAACCCTTTCAGGTCGAAGAAGTCCATGCCCGCGTCACCACCCACTTGGAGCTGCGGCGCTCGCAGAAACAACTGGAGTCAGCCAATTTCTGTCTGGAACAACAGGTTGCCGAACAGCTGGAAGAAATCAACCGTTCACAGCGAGCGATGATCTTTGCCTTGGCCAAGCTGTCCCACATGCGTGACGACGACACCGGCCTGCACCTTGAAAGGGTACAAGACCTGTGCAGGGTCCTGGCACAGAAACTTGCTTCTGATTCAAAGTACGCGCACCTGATCACAGATGACTTTATCGAGACCATCTACCAGGCCAGCCCGCTACATGACGTAGGCAAGGTCGGCATCAACGACGAAATCATGCTGAAACCGGGGAAGTTAACTGTAGAAGAATTTGACGTCATGAGAACTCACACCAGTCTTGGCGCGGCTACTCTGGAATTCGTTTACGCAAAATATCCGCACAACGATTTTGTACGAATGGGCATTGACATTGCCAAGTATCATCATGAACGATGGGACGGCAAAGGCTACCCCTGCGGTCTCACAGGAGAAGAAATCCCTCTCAGTGCCAGAATTATGGCTCTGGTCGATGTCTACGAAGCACTCAGATCCAAACGGCCCTATAAGGAACCCTTCTCCCATCAGAAGGCAAAACAGATCATTCTGGATGGCAGCGGCAGCAACTTCGACCCGCAGGTGGTTCAAGCCTTTTGCTCCGTAGATGCCGAGTTTGATCAAATTCAAGCCACCAGTAGCGAAGGCGTCATCCCTGCGTTCACAGATTACCTTCAGAGCTGA